A single Drechmeria coniospora strain ARSEF 6962 chromosome 03, whole genome shotgun sequence DNA region contains:
- a CDS encoding Cyclin-like F-box: MSDPDADAAAVTLAAGAEPFALVPVIAELLRTRYCVPGSVFLVEDVRSLAVTRNGRWRTNRLLLSDGELCVQALLDDKMHRFAAAGTVSAGCYVRLHAFELHRRPVPSTAAVDDAEGGAAERSVLFLVVRDLVTVGWNAWVRAALGKPETDAAGADRSDDCRHGREEMPTEERAPVGLVMPPDDASDDADESGHGRHGRDKRPAEEPSPQGRTVSSSDAFADADDADLEAAFDTLGALAFPDEPSRRHPVATSVQPIPLPKDWHDAQTPLKLTTLCAVPNLPFPQNWSVNVLVVVASLSPVEPSHLPPYRQRVARLADPSTSKRVHLTVFLDPESFTPTVGSAVLLTGVKNHRFDGGSLKKYESDGRRLRGGRWWFEDPWDMAWCDVRGIKEWWAQVEAAMTDDLAPP, from the coding sequence aTGTCCGAccccgatgccgacgcggccgccgtgaccctcgcagccggcgccgagcccTTTGCCCTCGtgcccgtcatcgccgagctcctgCGCACCCGCTACTGCGTCCCGGGatccgtcttcctcgtcgaggacgtgcGGTCCCTCGCCGTGACGAGAAACGGCCGGTGGCGGACCAATCGCCTGCTCCtctccgacggcgagctctgCGTCCaggccctcctcgacgacaagatgcaccgcttcgccgccgccggcaccgtctcggccggcTGCTACGTCCGCCTGCACGCCTTTGAGCTTCATCGGCGGCCcgtgccctcgacggccgccgtggacgacgccgagggaggcgccgccgagcgaaGCGTGCTGTTTCTTGTCGTCCGGGACCTAGTCACGGTTGGGTGGAACGCCTGGGTCAGGGCCGCCCTGGGGAAGCCGGAGACGGAcgcggccggtgccgacaGAAGCGACGActgccgccacggccgagaggaAATGCCCACCGAGGAGCGGGCACCGGTAGGTCTGGTGATGCCGCCCGACGACGCAtctgacgatgccgacgagagcggccacggccggcacggTAGGGACAAACgtccggccgaggagccgtcCCCGCAAGGCCGcaccgtctcgtcctcggacgcctttgccgacgccgacgacgccgacctcgaggccgccttcGACACCTTGGGTGCCCTCGCCTTTCCGGATgagccgagccggcggcATCCCGTGGCCACGTCCGTCCAGCCAATCCCCCTCCCCAAGGACTGGCACGATGCCCAGACGCCCCTCAAGCTCACGACGCTCTGCGCCGTCCCGAACCTGCCCTTTCCGCAGAACTGGTCCGTCaacgtgctcgtcgtcgtcgcctccctcTCGCCCGTCGAGCCGTCGCACCTGCCGCCCTACCGCCAGCGcgtcgcccgtctcgccgacCCCTCGACCTCAAAGCGCGTTCACCTCACCGTCTTCCTCGACCCCGAGAGCTTCACGCCGAccgtcggcagcgccgtcCTCCTGACGGGCGTCAAGAACCACCggttcgacggcggcagcctcAAAAAGTACGagagcgacggccgccgcctgcggGGTGGCCGCTGGTGGTTCGAGGATCCCTGGGACATGGCCTGGTGCGACGTGCGAGGCATCAAGGAGTGGTGGGCGCAGGTGGAAGCCGCCATGACCGACGACCTCGCGCCGCCCTGA
- a CDS encoding oxidoreductase, protein MCDVPPGVPYDVLVTGSAGHLGTALMLRLPELGFTPLGVDVVPSDSTTAVGSVADRPFVARLLASHPVKHILHAATLHKPHVGTHAKSDFVDTNVTGTLVLLEEAARLGDAVESFVFFSTTSAFGRALSPEPGHPAVWIDESVVPVPKNIYGVTKVAAEDLCALVHRQTGMPVLVLRLSRFFPEEDDDDDRRAALADDNLKVLELAYRRCDIADVVSAAACAMKRARALGWAKYIISAPPPFANDAETLAALDADPAAVFARVCDAVDAVFEERGWKHLDRVDRVYDSAKAVRELGWRPEYTFERAVERLADGRPWRSELVDLVGRKGYHASSTGVYTK, encoded by the coding sequence ATGTGCGACGTCCCGCCCGGCGTCCCGTacgacgtcctcgtcaccggcTCCGCCGGCCACCTCGGAACCGCCCTCATGCTCCGCCTGCCCGAGCTCGGCTTCACgcccctcggcgtcgacgtcgtccccTCGGACTCGACCacggccgtcggctccgtcgccgaccggCCCTTTGtcgcccgcctcctcgcctcccACCCCGTCAAGCACATCCTCCACGCGGCGACGCTGCACAAGCCCCACGTCGGCACCCACGCCAAGTCGGACTTTGTCGACACAAACGTCACCGGCaccctcgtcctgctcgaggaggcggcccgcctcggcgacgccgtcgagagcTTCGTCTTCTTCAGCACCACGAGCGCCTTTGGCCGAGCCCTGAGCCCCGAGCCCGGCCACCCCGCCGTCTGGATCGACGAGTCGGTCGTGCCCGTGCCCAAGAACATCTACGGCGTCACAaaggtcgccgccgaggacctcTGCGCCCTCGTCCACCGCCAGACCGGCatgcccgtcctcgtcctgcgcCTGAGCCGCTTCTTCCctgaggaggacgacgacgacgaccgccgcgccgccctcgccgacgacaacctcaaggtgctcgagctcgcctaCCGCCGCTGCGACAttgccgacgtcgtctccgccgccgcctgcgccaTGAAGCGCGCCCGGGCCCTCGGCTGGGCCAAGTACATCAtcagcgcgccgccgccctttgccaacgacgccgagacgctcgcggccctcgatgccgacccggccgccgtcttcgcccgcgtctgcgacgccgtcgacgccgtcttcGAGGAGCGAGGCTGGAAGCACCTCGACCGCGTCGATCGCGTCTACGACTCGGCCAAGGCCGTGCGGGAGCTCGGCTGGCGGCCCGAGTACACGTTTGAGAGGGCCGTCGAGAggctcgccgacggtcgGCCCTGGCGgagcgagctcgtcgacctcgtcggccgcaaggGCTACCACGCCTCGAGCACGGGCGTGTACACAAAGTGA